The Coturnix japonica isolate 7356 unplaced genomic scaffold, Coturnix japonica 2.1 chrUnrandom497, whole genome shotgun sequence genome includes a window with the following:
- the GADD45GIP1 gene encoding LOW QUALITY PROTEIN: growth arrest and DNA damage-inducible proteins-interacting protein 1 (The sequence of the model RefSeq protein was modified relative to this genomic sequence to represent the inferred CDS: deleted 2 bases in 1 codon; substituted 1 base at 1 genomic stop codon), which translates to MWGPPLTGPGTHERLREAIAGGLGAGIGDAAEPTVPPARNGLREMEEEEREWCDAMXGHGGASWSGRQREERRRREEREQLISRSLAAMPARIAAWRQEKEQMRERSRQDAARRQRLLAEAAERLGAPVRAGDPRVQAMMQDLERERRRQEKRQRRQQHEEATRSALAAAEAAAAAAQPPPGVSEPPK; encoded by the exons ATGTGGGGGCCTCCCCTCACTGGCCCGGGGACACACGAGCGGCTGCGCGAAGCGATTGCGGGCGGCCTCGGGGCGGGCATCGGGGATGCGGCCGAACCGACTGTGCCGCCAGCCCGGAACGGGCTGCgggagatggaggaggaggaaagg gaatGGTGTGACGCCATGTGAGGACATGGAGGAGCGAGCTGGAGCGGAAGGCAGCGGGAGGAGCGACGGCGGCGGGAGGAG AGGGAGCAGCTGATATCCCGCAGCCTGGCGGCCATGCCCGCCCGCATCGCAGCCTGGAGGCAGGAGAAGGAGCAGATGAGGGAGCGCAGCCGGCAGGACGCAGCGCGGCGGCAGCGGCTGCTGGCGGAAGCTGCTGAACGTCTGGGGGCTCCGGTTCGAGCCGGGGATCCCCGGGTTCAGGCGATGATGCAGGACCTGGAACGGGAGCGACGGCGCCAGGAGAAGCGGCAGCGCAGGCAGCAGCACGAGGAGGCGACACGCAGCgctttggctgctgctgaggcagctgctgctgcagcacaaccCCCCCCCGGGGTCTCCGAGCCCCCCAAGTAA